In Nostoc sphaeroides, the genomic window GCAAACTGGAGTTTGAATAAGTAAAATCTCATTTTGCTTGCGGAAAACACTAAAATGAATAAGCAAACTGGGGTTTGAATAAGTCAAATGACCTTTTGAGAAAGTAATATGCCTTTTTACTTTCTCAAAACACTAAAATCAATACCTGAATTATACAAATGAGAAAGCATTCGGGCATTTTGCTTGCACAAAACACTAAAATGAATGCGCGAACTACTGAAATGAAAAAGTAAATTAGCCGTGATTGACTAATTGCCAAGTATATTTGCTGAAATCTTACCTTCGCATGATCATTTTTGTAGTTTCACAAAAACCTTATCGTCTTTAACCTTGACTGGATACGACTGAAGCGAAACATCAGGCACGGTTAAGCATTTACCTGTCTCTAATTTGTACTGGAATCCGTGGGCAGGACAGGTAATAATACCATTTTCAACTTTACCCTTTTCTAAGGGAGATCCTAGATGGGTACAGGCATTACGGTAACATTTTACTGTAACGCCTTGACGATGTAAAATTAGCGAAGTACCAGCAAGTTGTACTGCGATGACGTTAAACTCAGGAACTTCATCAATAGTTGCTACTTTGATCCAAGTACAAGTTATTTTTGAAGAGAATGGACTGATTAAACCAGAATTCGCGTTCTTAACAGCAGGGCTATTATTGACTGCAACAACTTTGGTAATTTCAGGACAATGGTTTTTTATTGCCTGTTCTACTCCCTGAGATAAAGTCAAAGTAGAAGCTGGACAACTGCTGCAAGTTCCGATTAATTTAACTTCTACTGTATCTGGGGGCTTAATTGCCACTAATTCTACATCACCATCATGGCTTTTTAAACCTGGGCGAACTTCTTCAAGGGCTGCCTGAATGCGTTGTGAAAGTGGAGGCTTTGGTGGTTTGACTAGTTCGTGATAGAGTAGCACTGCATATACTAATTCATCTGCAACAGCATGGCGCAAAGCCGGCAGTGATTCTTGTTTTAGGCTTTTAATCAAATTAGTCAACGCAGCTTTATGCAAAGCTTCAATTGCTCTTTTTAGACCTACTGCTACACACCGTTGGCTTTCATCCCACTCGGATATAATTGCCTCGAAACGATTAATTTCCTGAATTAATTCTTCAAGATTTGTCATTTGTCATTGGGCATTGGGCATTGGGCATGGGGCATTGGGTATTGGTTGTTTATCAATGACAATTCATACCAATTCGTAATTAAGAAAGTCAGATATTGTTTGGGTTTCGGAGTTGGAATGTGTTACCTGATTTTAGAGGATTGGTATCACTTCGTTTTAAAATCCTTGAAGAGAAACGGCATAATCATGCCCGTCACTAAACTAGATAAGATGATTGGTATGTAGAAGGGAATGGGGGCTTGTGCAAGTAACACTAGCAGTAAAAAACCTACGGCAATACCAATAGTAGTTTGCTTGAGAAAAAATCTTGGATTGCGTATTAGCTTTCCTTTAAAAAACAACTTGGCAGATAACCATCCTAGCTCTAACATATTTTATCCTAATAATTTGTCAAGAAATTTAAAGCAACAAGTCCTAAGAAGATGGCAGGAATTACACCCGCAGGGGCAAATAATGCACCAAGCATTGCTGAAAGTTGATATCCTATATCTTTCCCAGCTAATATCATTCCACCAATTGCACCGCCAACCATAGCCAAGGCTGTTGCTATAATTAGCCACACCAATTCTGTTGCTATGTTAAGATCGCCATCTGCTAAACTTGTGAGAAAATTTATCACATTTGGCGTTGTTAAAATGTCTCTCATGCTGTTTTTCCTCATTGTTTAAGTAAAGAGTTAAGAATCAATTTAGATTCATAACCAATACGCGTGGGTTTTTGAGACGCGATAAATCGTGGGTTTTTGAGACGCGATAAATCGTGGGTTTTTGAGACGCGATAAATCGTGGGTTTTTGAGACGCGATAAATCGTGGGTTTTTGAGACGCGATAAATCGCCGTCTCTACAAGGGTTTTGGTCTATAACTTCTAACCCTTCATTTCTACTTCTACATCTTGTAATGCTTGGACTACTACCTCTGCTTGGGCAATTTGTTGGTATTCTGTAAATATTTCTAAAGCACTTTGATAGTAGATACGGGCTTGCAAAAGATTTTGAGGATTACCAGCTTCTGGTTTTTCAGGATCGTCTGGTAAGTTGAATAGGGCGTTGGCTTTGTTGGAAATTGTGTTAGCGTACTCTAAAGGTGTATCTTTAGCGTTACGCACTTTTAGCGCTTCGTCATAAGCTGCGATCGCACGTAAGTTATTCTCGACAGGATGGGAACTCACTAAATATTGCAAAGCGTTACCTAAGTTGTTTTGCAACATGGCATATTCTCTAGGATGATCGATTAGATTAATATGCTTTAGTGCTACCTCAAATGATTGCACAGCTAACCCTTGACGCAAGTATTCCCGTTCCGATGCTAGGGGCATAGAAAGGTAAGCGATCGCAATATTGTTATACAAAATCGCGTATTCTTGGGGGTAATCTTCCCAAGTAAACACCCGCAAAGCCTCATGATAAGCCTGGATGCTGTCGGTTATCCGCGCCAAATTGAACGGTACAAGCGACTGCAACACTAGCCCAAAATTCATTTGCGTCTCTGCTACTTCCTCTGGAGAAGCTAATTGTTGTAAAATCGGTAACGCCTCTTCATAACCGACTTTAGCTTGCAGCAGCAGTTCGTAATCAGCATCCGGTATTGCCTGTAATGTCCCTGCCATACCCACTTTGGCCCTGGCTTTCAGTAGGGGATACTCCTCACCACACATTTCATAGGCCCGGTAATATAAACCAACTGCATTTCGCAAGTCTTGGGCAACTTTGGGCTTTTTTTGAAAACCCTGTGCTATCTCAATCAGCATTTGGATTTTTTCTTCTGCTGAAGCTGACTCTGAAGCAACAGCTGCTACCGCAGCCTTCACCGCCGAATCTGTAATGCTGGGGTTCATAACTCTGCCGTACTCTAGCCAATTGGGAATTGAGTCCAACACCCATGAATGATTGAGATACGCATTTGCATCTAATCACGGGCAATACTGATTTACGCAGGCTTCGAGTCCTTTAGGCGGAATTCCCCTTTTTGTCTGAGACGAGGGATTAGTGACTGGTGACTAGAGACTGGGAATTAGGGAAGAGTTTCCCAATCCCCAATACCTAGTCCCCAATCTCTAAAATATAAAACACCCTATTTATAAAATTCTAGGGGGAAATTGCTAATATTAATGTCAGCTTTAAACACCTAATTTTTTTAAAATACTTTTTGTATCATCACTCGACACAATTCAAATATTATTTATGGAATTGTTGACATACATATATGCACTATCTTACCAGCTAATTTTTGTATATTCCAAAGATTCGCCACGGAATCGTCAAAGTGTAAAATATATTCATCAACGACTGTAAAACAAGCTACCTTGAAAACAGACAGTATCTTCTATCGGATCTTTCAGAGTATCCCCACTACTTTCTTTGAACTGATTAACCAACCACCACAACTAGCCAGTGTTTACCAATTTTCTTCAGTAGAAGTCAAACAACTAGCCTTTAGAATCGATGGCGTTTTCCTGCCAAATGCAGCAGAACTACCCATCTATTTTGCCGAAGTGCAATTTCAACCAGACAAAAAGTTCTACTCACGTTTATTTACCGAAATCTTTAACTATCTCGACAAAACCGAATTAATCAATAATTGGCGTGGTGTTGTCATCTACCCCAACCGCAGCGTTGATACTGGAGATAGCGAAAGATATACAGAATTACTCAACTCACAACGAGTGACTCGCGTCTATCTTGACGAATTAAGCTCAATTGAAGCATCATCAATCGGTATAGAGACAGTTAAAGTAATTCGTAATTCGTAATTCGTAATTCGTAATTAAGTTTTGTAATGGGGATTTAACCCCAACACAAAACTTGCCGGTTTTAGAACCGGGGGACTTAAACCCACGGAACTAGTTAAAATCTGACTGCTTAAAATACTCATCCTTTCGCACGAATTAACAGCTAGCAGGAATGAATTCAGTACGCGAGGTTATTTAACGCCAGTAAGTAAAAAATAATAATTTTGTTTTTACTGTTTTTTATTTGTTAAATCTGTTACGAGTATAACAAACATAATAATTTAAAATAATCTCGTCCAACTTTTGACTATTGTTAATGATTAATTCTTTTTTAATGAAAGAGAATTAAATCAAAAAATATCTTAGTATTGAAAAACAAATATTGATAAGCAGGTGAGACTTTACAAGCATTATCACCTACATCATGCATGGGAAACAATACAAAAACACCTAGCCGATGACTAACGTACTATGGCTACAAGGTGGTGCTTGTTCAGGCAACACCATGTCATTTCTCAACGCTGAAGAACCGACAGTCTGCGATTTAATTGCCGACTTTGGTATCAATATACTTTGGCATCCTTCCTTGGGGCTGGAACTAGGCAACGATTTGCAAACACTGCTACGGAATTGTATTTCTGGCACAATTCCTTTAGATATCTTGGTATTTGAAGGCAGCGTTGTTAATGCCCCCAACGGTACTGGCGAATGGAATCGGTTTGCCGATCGCGCCATGAAAGATTGGTTATTAGACCTTGCTAAAGTTGCTAAATTTATCGTCGCTGTGGGAGACTGTGCCACCTGGGGAGGAATTCCCGCCATGTCACCTAATCCTAGCGAATCGGAAGGTTTACAATTTCTCAAGCGCCAAGAAGGCGGCTTTTTAGGGAAAGATTTCGTATCACAAGCGGGATTACCTGTAATTAATATACCTGGATGTCCTGCCCATCCCGACTGGATTACGCAGATATTAGTTGCGATCGCTACTGGACGCATAGCAGACATTGCTTTCGATGAACTAAATCGTCCTCAAACCTTCTTCAACACCTATACCCAAACTGGTTGTACCCGCAACGTTCACTTTGCCTACAAAGCATCAACCAGCGAATTTGGTCAGCGCAAAGGCTGTCTATTTTATGACTTGGGTTGTCGCGGCCCCATGACTCATTCCTCCTGCAACCGCATCTTATGGAACCGCGTCTCTTCCAAAACTCGCGCCGGAATGCCTTGTTTAGGTTGCACAGAACCAGAATTTCCCTTCTTTGACCTCAAACCAGGAACAGTATTTAAAACCCAAACAGTAATGGGAGTTCCCAAAGAATTACCGCCAGGATTCAACAAAAAAGACTACGCCTTACTCACAATGGTTGCAAAAGATGCAGCGCCAGCTTGGGCAGAAGAAGACTTTTTTACAGTTTAGTCATTAGTCATTTGTGATTTGACCAATGACTATAACCTAATACAGTTCAGAATGAGCAACAAAACACTTGTAGAGACGGCGATTTATCGCGTCTTGAAAACCCAAGCGTATTAGACTATAACCTTTCACACTCCCATCAACGATAAATCAAGGGTTTCGACCATTTTGCAGGAGAGGCGAGTGAATAATTACCAATGATAAATGACCAATGACCAATGACAAATGACAAATAGCAAATGACAAAGGACAAATGACAAATGACAATTCAATCATTAGATATATCGCCCGTCGGTAGAGTTGAAGGCGATTTAGATGTTCGAGTTGATATTGAACACGGTAGAGTAGTCAACGCCTGGACACACGCTGAATTATTTCGCGGATTTGAAGTTATCCTACGCGGTAAAGACCCCCAAGCTGGATTAATTGTCACACCTCGCATTTGCGGAATTTGCGGCGGTTCTCACCTAACTTGTGCATCTTGGGCATTAGATACAGCTTGGGAAACAGAAGTTCCCCGCAATGCAATTTTAGCCAGAAATCTTGGTCAAATTGTCGAGACAATTCAAAGCATCCCCCGCTATTTTTATGGACTGTTTGCCATTGATTTAACCAATAAAAAATACCGCCATAGTCGCTTTTATGAGGAAGCTGTTAAACGTTTTGCTGCCTTCACTGGCAAATCTTACGAACTAGGCATAACAATTTCCGCTAAACCCGTAGAAATTTATGCACTATTGGGCGGACAATGGCCCCACAGCAGTTATATGGAAAGAAATTGGGGAATTGCTTATATAGTAAGGATTTGGCAGGATATGTGTAATGATTCCCTGGTTTTTCCTTAAATTAGGCGATAAACCCACAGTCAGCTACACCATAAGCAAAGATAGCAAGCAGTAAATCCATTTATTTTTCTCTGTTAACTAGTTCCGTGGGTTTAAGTCCCCCGGTTCTAAAACCGGCAAGTTTTGTGTTGGGGTTAAATCCCCATTACAAAACTTAATTACGAATTACGAATTACGAATTACGAATTACTTTAAAAGTTATTTGCTTTTCCCAGGTATTACCTAATTTTTCCCTAACCCTAGATTAGCGATGTCTAGCGACAAGCCGCTTTGCGTCTACGCAGTTAAGGAAGTCCAAGGCAAGTAGTTAAGTATAATTATTGTCTTGCTGTTAAAGTATAAATCCGGCTTTTCCTCAATATAAATACGCAAATAGTCATATCAGGGTTTAAATAATTATAATTTGGTCTAAGTATAGAAGTATTGATTTCTTTGTTTAAAAATTGAGCGATCGCTTTTCTCAAAGATATTTAACGGTGAAATTATCGAATTTTGAGCAGAAATACATGGTATCGTCAGACAAGTTGGCAAAAATGCACTCGCCACATAATGAATTACAGAAACTATATTACAATTGAACCCAATAAACGCGGTGGTAAGCCTTGTGTACGTGGGTTGCGAATTACAGTTTATGAGGTGCTTGAATACCTAGCTTCCGAGATGACCGAAGCAGAAATTCTTGATGATTTTCCCGATCTAAGGCGAGAAGCTTTAAAAGCTTG contains:
- a CDS encoding hydrogenase small subunit, which produces MTNVLWLQGGACSGNTMSFLNAEEPTVCDLIADFGINILWHPSLGLELGNDLQTLLRNCISGTIPLDILVFEGSVVNAPNGTGEWNRFADRAMKDWLLDLAKVAKFIVAVGDCATWGGIPAMSPNPSESEGLQFLKRQEGGFLGKDFVSQAGLPVINIPGCPAHPDWITQILVAIATGRIADIAFDELNRPQTFFNTYTQTGCTRNVHFAYKASTSEFGQRKGCLFYDLGCRGPMTHSSCNRILWNRVSSKTRAGMPCLGCTEPEFPFFDLKPGTVFKTQTVMGVPKELPPGFNKKDYALLTMVAKDAAPAWAEEDFFTV
- a CDS encoding NifU family protein, giving the protein MTNLEELIQEINRFEAIISEWDESQRCVAVGLKRAIEALHKAALTNLIKSLKQESLPALRHAVADELVYAVLLYHELVKPPKPPLSQRIQAALEEVRPGLKSHDGDVELVAIKPPDTVEVKLIGTCSSCPASTLTLSQGVEQAIKNHCPEITKVVAVNNSPAVKNANSGLISPFSSKITCTWIKVATIDEVPEFNVIAVQLAGTSLILHRQGVTVKCYRNACTHLGSPLEKGKVENGIITCPAHGFQYKLETGKCLTVPDVSLQSYPVKVKDDKVFVKLQK
- a CDS encoding DUF433 domain-containing protein, which produces MNYRNYITIEPNKRGGKPCVRGLRITVYEVLEYLASEMTEAEILDDFPDLRREALKACIAYAPDRERRLMISTLSA